A part of Gemmatimonas groenlandica genomic DNA contains:
- the lon gene encoding endopeptidase La, which yields MSRSNPRFPGIPMPRGQRKEEILRAELPPTLPLMALRSTIVYPLGTIAVQMGAPENLALLRAHEESGLVVALVVASGDGDDAIDPHNFIGRVGVAARVHERINLPGDTVQITLQGLRRITIDAIDQVNPFAIAQIQGAKETPADPIELDELVARTVSAAETLAELVDRIPNEVPQILKMNVSDPGRFADLAATNMNLRISDKEEVLQRLDIGHRIRFILSRLEREVARARVMEDVKKQTEVKIEQHQREFYLRQQLRAIQSELGEADPNEKESVDLLRRIEEAHLPEKVATEARRETERLRMLSPASSEYHVLRTYLDWVLALPWHQRSADDQEIVLAKVEDALGDRHYGLDEAKERIIEYLAVRKLRGGDPTGPILCFVGPPGTGKTSLGEAIANSIGREFYRISVGGVRDEAEIRGHRRTYVGAMPGLLIQALRRVEVRDPVIMIDEIDKMSNGGNAGDPTAAMLEVLDPSQNTTFVDHYLNLPFDLSSVLFICTANNLYDIPGPLRDRMEVIRIAGYTIEEKVEIAQRYLMPRLLEDHGLTSDDIHVPEATLGFITSRYSREAGLRTFERSLASLLRKRARAKADGDMSAWEIGIDRAEEILGTPRFSMEEAEMEPEIGAVTGLAWTSTGGDIMTIEALRMPGNGKLTVTGQLGDVMRESVDAAYSFVRSRATTLGIEDSEFRESDMHLHFPAGSIPKDGPSAGIAVTLALASALSRRPVRRDLALTGEVTLRGRVLEIGGVKEKVLAAYRAGLREVIMPKGNEKDVRDVPQEVRDKMAFTFAATMDEVLHLALLPHADAHPADAMPLNSSSAVVESDGPAVTAADTW from the coding sequence GTGTCACGATCGAATCCGCGGTTTCCCGGCATCCCGATGCCTCGCGGCCAGCGCAAGGAAGAAATTCTTCGCGCCGAGCTGCCCCCGACGCTGCCCTTGATGGCGCTGCGCTCCACGATCGTGTACCCCTTGGGAACGATCGCGGTGCAGATGGGCGCCCCGGAGAACCTCGCGCTGCTCCGCGCGCACGAGGAGTCCGGCTTGGTCGTCGCCTTGGTCGTCGCCTCCGGTGATGGCGATGACGCCATCGATCCGCACAACTTCATCGGACGCGTCGGTGTAGCCGCCCGCGTGCACGAGCGGATCAATCTGCCCGGTGACACCGTCCAGATCACGCTGCAGGGACTTCGCCGCATCACGATCGACGCGATCGATCAGGTGAATCCGTTCGCGATCGCGCAGATCCAGGGCGCCAAGGAAACGCCTGCTGACCCGATTGAGCTCGACGAGCTCGTGGCGCGCACCGTGTCCGCTGCCGAAACGTTGGCCGAGTTGGTGGACCGTATTCCGAACGAAGTGCCGCAGATCCTCAAGATGAATGTGTCCGATCCCGGACGCTTCGCCGATCTTGCGGCTACGAACATGAATTTGCGCATCTCCGACAAAGAGGAGGTGCTGCAGCGTCTCGACATCGGTCATCGCATCCGTTTCATCCTCTCACGCCTCGAGCGCGAAGTCGCCCGCGCCCGCGTGATGGAAGACGTGAAGAAGCAGACCGAAGTGAAGATCGAGCAGCATCAAAGGGAGTTCTATCTCCGTCAGCAGCTGCGTGCGATTCAGTCCGAGTTGGGCGAAGCCGATCCCAATGAAAAGGAATCGGTCGATCTGCTGAGGCGCATCGAAGAGGCGCATCTTCCCGAGAAGGTGGCCACCGAAGCCCGCCGCGAAACAGAACGGTTGCGTATGCTCTCGCCGGCTTCCAGCGAGTATCACGTGCTGCGCACGTATCTCGACTGGGTGCTCGCGCTCCCTTGGCACCAGCGCAGCGCCGACGATCAGGAGATCGTGCTCGCCAAAGTCGAAGATGCGCTCGGCGATCGGCACTACGGACTCGATGAAGCCAAGGAGCGCATCATCGAATACCTCGCCGTGCGGAAACTGCGCGGTGGCGATCCCACCGGTCCCATTCTCTGCTTCGTTGGACCGCCGGGCACCGGCAAGACCTCACTCGGTGAAGCGATCGCCAACTCCATCGGACGCGAGTTCTATCGAATCTCGGTGGGTGGCGTTCGCGACGAAGCCGAAATCCGCGGCCACCGTCGCACCTACGTGGGCGCCATGCCCGGCCTGCTCATCCAGGCGCTGCGTCGCGTGGAAGTGCGCGATCCCGTCATCATGATCGACGAGATCGACAAGATGAGCAACGGCGGCAACGCGGGCGATCCCACCGCCGCCATGCTCGAAGTGCTCGACCCATCGCAGAACACCACGTTCGTCGATCACTATCTGAACCTGCCGTTCGACCTGTCGAGCGTCTTGTTCATCTGCACGGCCAACAATCTCTATGACATCCCCGGCCCGTTGCGCGATCGCATGGAAGTGATCCGCATCGCCGGCTACACGATCGAAGAAAAGGTCGAGATCGCACAGCGGTATCTCATGCCGCGCTTGCTCGAAGATCACGGCCTCACCTCCGACGATATTCACGTGCCGGAGGCCACGCTGGGGTTCATCACCAGCCGCTACTCGCGTGAAGCTGGACTGCGCACCTTCGAGCGTTCGCTCGCGTCGCTGCTGCGCAAGCGCGCCCGCGCCAAGGCCGACGGCGACATGAGCGCGTGGGAGATCGGCATCGATCGCGCCGAGGAGATTCTTGGCACGCCGCGCTTCTCCATGGAAGAAGCCGAGATGGAGCCGGAGATCGGCGCTGTGACCGGCCTCGCCTGGACCAGCACCGGCGGTGACATCATGACCATCGAAGCGTTGCGCATGCCGGGCAACGGCAAGCTCACCGTGACCGGTCAGCTCGGCGACGTGATGCGCGAATCGGTGGACGCCGCGTATTCGTTCGTGCGGTCACGCGCGACCACGCTCGGCATCGAGGACAGCGAGTTCCGCGAGTCCGACATGCACCTGCACTTCCCCGCCGGCTCCATCCCGAAGGACGGCCCATCGGCCGGCATCGCGGTCACGCTGGCCCTCGCCAGCGCGCTGTCACGTCGCCCCGTGCGTCGCGATCTCGCCCTCACCGGCGAGGTCACGCTGCGCGGCCGCGTGCTCGAGATCGGCGGCGTGAAGGAGAAGGTACTCGCGGCGTATCGCGCCGGTCTGCGCGAAGTCATCATGCCCAAGGGCAACGAGAAGGACGTGCGCGACGTGCCGCAGGAAGTGCGAGACAAGATGGCGTTCACCTTCGCCGCGACCATGGACGAAGTGCTGCACCTCGCACTGCTGCCGCACGCCGATGCGCATCCGGCCGACGCGATGCCGCTCAACTCCAGCAGTGCGGTCGTGGAGAGCGACGGTCCGGCGGTGACAGCGGCCGATACCTGGTGA
- the ffh gene encoding signal recognition particle protein, with the protein MFDELSDKLGNVFAKLRGRGVLTDADIKEGLREVRRVLLEADVNFSLTREFLERVEKKAVGVLQIKTIQPAQQLVKIVHDELTAMLGERREGLKMSTVPPTIIMMVGLQGSGKTTTAGKLARKLMLENRSTRLVAADVYRPAAIDQLETLGKALNVPVYADRDTKDVVKIAKAGIDQGVRARDRVVIIDTAGRLQIDADMMDELKKLKAAIKPDEILFVADGMTGQEAVKIAQGFDEALNVTGVILTKLDGDARGGAALSIYGVLKKPIKYIGVGEKPDALEEFHPERMAGRILQMGDIVSLVEKAQETFDATEAKKLEKKVRKEGMDLEDFLTAMRQMQKLGPLENLLKLLPGVNSKMLKDVKMDPKRMKHIEAIVLSMTPQERKKPEILNGSRRARIAKGCGRPVSEVNKLLEQFREMQKMMKKMGGGPGGAGGKGGGGMPPDAIRRRWRDVRRNAVNETASVSSPFLFSPARYRALATTADCTPRGCAGSAVLRLRAA; encoded by the coding sequence ATGTTTGACGAGCTCTCAGACAAACTCGGGAACGTCTTCGCGAAGCTTCGCGGACGTGGCGTTCTCACCGATGCCGACATCAAGGAAGGGCTGCGCGAGGTTCGCCGCGTCCTCCTCGAAGCCGACGTGAATTTCTCGCTTACCCGTGAGTTCCTCGAACGGGTGGAGAAGAAGGCCGTCGGCGTGTTGCAGATCAAGACGATCCAGCCAGCTCAGCAGTTGGTGAAGATTGTCCACGACGAGCTCACCGCGATGCTCGGCGAACGGCGCGAGGGGCTCAAGATGAGCACCGTGCCGCCGACAATCATCATGATGGTCGGCCTGCAGGGGTCGGGTAAGACGACCACCGCCGGCAAGCTCGCCCGCAAGTTGATGCTCGAGAATCGGTCGACGCGACTGGTGGCGGCCGACGTCTACCGCCCTGCCGCTATTGATCAGCTCGAGACACTGGGCAAGGCGTTGAACGTGCCGGTGTACGCCGATCGCGACACAAAGGACGTGGTCAAGATCGCGAAGGCCGGTATCGACCAGGGCGTGCGCGCGCGCGATCGCGTGGTCATTATCGACACCGCGGGTCGTCTGCAGATCGACGCCGATATGATGGACGAGCTCAAGAAGCTCAAGGCCGCGATCAAGCCCGACGAAATCCTGTTCGTGGCCGACGGGATGACGGGTCAGGAAGCGGTGAAGATCGCGCAGGGCTTCGATGAAGCGCTCAACGTGACCGGCGTGATCCTGACCAAGCTCGATGGCGACGCGCGCGGTGGTGCGGCGCTCTCGATCTACGGCGTGCTCAAGAAGCCGATCAAGTACATCGGTGTCGGCGAGAAGCCGGATGCGCTCGAGGAGTTCCATCCGGAGCGCATGGCGGGTCGTATCCTGCAGATGGGCGACATCGTGTCGCTCGTGGAGAAGGCGCAGGAAACGTTCGATGCCACCGAAGCGAAGAAGCTCGAGAAGAAGGTCCGCAAGGAAGGCATGGACCTCGAGGACTTCCTCACGGCCATGCGTCAGATGCAGAAGCTCGGACCGCTCGAGAATCTGCTGAAGCTGCTGCCGGGCGTGAACTCGAAGATGCTGAAGGACGTCAAGATGGACCCGAAGCGCATGAAGCACATCGAGGCCATCGTGTTGTCCATGACGCCGCAGGAGCGCAAGAAGCCGGAGATCCTGAACGGCTCACGTCGTGCGCGCATCGCAAAGGGCTGCGGTCGCCCGGTGAGCGAGGTGAACAAGCTGCTCGAGCAGTTCCGCGAAATGCAGAAGATGATGAAGAAGATGGGCGGCGGCCCGGGCGGCGCCGGTGGCAAGGGGGGCGGTGGGATGCCCCCGGATGCCATTCGGCGGCGGTGGCGGGATGTTCGGCGGAATGCGGTGAACGAAACGGCGAGCGTTAGCTCGCCGTTTCTGTTTTCGCCAGCTCGGTATCGAGCCCTGGCCACGACGGCAGATTGTACACCACGAGGGTGCGCAGGTAGTGCCGTCCTTCGTCTCCGTGCTGCGTGA
- a CDS encoding DUF445 domain-containing protein: protein MAIEPVTDSAAVQPAAVPAALQITPDDELKRVRLVKMKRVATLMLVVVALVFVVARWFESQYPWLGFVRAFAEAAMVGGIADWFAVTALFRHPLGIPIPHTAIVASRKDRIGTALGNFVQRNFLTREVVAGKIAAMKLGDRAAQWLARPENSRRLARHAAHGLSGAVGVMRDEDVQEMVDRGIVSRLRRMQAAPLMARLFELMTTGGRHQALLDDALRLAAKFLFENEAMIREKVKAESPWWVPGAVDSRVGDKIVSGVEKTLVAVAADPDHPLRQRYDEAVDRFVLSLRENPETIARFELIKLDVLAHPGVADFSREVWGDVKEKLANYAERLADDAEKEPDQLEQWLAGLGQKVLEDPVLSAKVNGWIVEIVSYSVEQAREEVAKLISATVAAWDADATSRKIELQIGRDLQFIRINGTIVGGLVGLILYSVGLLLNR from the coding sequence ATGGCGATCGAGCCGGTCACGGATTCGGCCGCGGTGCAGCCGGCGGCAGTGCCGGCCGCGCTGCAGATCACGCCCGACGACGAACTCAAGCGCGTCCGGCTGGTCAAAATGAAGCGCGTGGCCACGCTCATGCTGGTCGTCGTCGCCTTGGTGTTTGTCGTCGCGCGGTGGTTCGAGTCGCAGTATCCGTGGCTGGGCTTCGTGCGGGCGTTCGCCGAGGCGGCCATGGTGGGTGGCATCGCCGACTGGTTCGCCGTGACGGCCCTGTTCAGGCATCCACTTGGCATCCCGATTCCGCACACGGCTATCGTGGCGTCGCGGAAGGACCGGATCGGCACGGCGCTCGGCAACTTCGTGCAGCGCAACTTCCTCACGCGCGAAGTGGTGGCCGGCAAGATCGCGGCGATGAAGTTGGGCGACCGCGCCGCGCAGTGGTTGGCGCGACCGGAGAACAGCCGACGTCTGGCGCGTCACGCGGCGCACGGCTTGTCCGGAGCGGTGGGCGTGATGCGCGACGAAGACGTGCAAGAGATGGTCGATCGTGGCATCGTGTCGCGGTTGCGACGCATGCAGGCGGCTCCACTCATGGCGCGCCTCTTCGAGCTGATGACCACCGGCGGACGTCACCAGGCGCTGCTCGACGACGCCCTGCGCCTGGCGGCCAAGTTCCTGTTCGAGAACGAGGCGATGATCCGCGAGAAGGTAAAGGCGGAGAGCCCGTGGTGGGTACCGGGCGCGGTGGACAGCCGCGTGGGTGACAAGATCGTCAGCGGCGTGGAAAAGACGCTGGTGGCCGTCGCGGCCGATCCCGATCATCCGCTGCGCCAGCGCTACGATGAAGCCGTTGATCGGTTCGTGCTCTCGCTGCGCGAGAATCCGGAAACGATCGCGCGCTTCGAGCTGATCAAGCTCGATGTGCTGGCGCATCCCGGCGTGGCGGACTTCTCGCGTGAAGTGTGGGGCGACGTGAAGGAGAAGCTCGCCAACTACGCCGAGCGGCTGGCCGACGACGCGGAGAAAGAGCCGGATCAACTCGAGCAGTGGCTGGCCGGACTGGGCCAGAAGGTGCTCGAGGACCCCGTGCTGTCGGCCAAGGTGAACGGCTGGATCGTGGAGATCGTGTCGTACTCGGTGGAGCAGGCGCGTGAGGAAGTCGCGAAGCTCATATCGGCGACCGTGGCGGCGTGGGACGCCGATGCGACCTCCCGCAAAATCGAACTGCAGATCGGGCGCGATCTGCAGTTCATTCGAATCAACGGAACGATTGTGGGCGGACTGGTGGGACTGATCCTGTATTCGGTTGGGCTGCTGCTGAACCGTTAG
- a CDS encoding N-acyl-D-amino-acid deacylase family protein — protein sequence MTRCIHFFRVAHHVATLLLLAACAATSEYDVVIRGGTVYDGSGGVPMTGDVAIRGDSIVAIGTVSGRGQLEVKAEGLAVAPGFINMLSWATESLIEDGRSQSDIRQGVTLEVMGEGDSMGPLSDTLRADMLSQQGDITFPITWRTLRGYQDTLVKKGISTNIASFIGATTVRINHVGWDDRAPTASELEAMQAEVRTAMEEGALGVGSSLIYAPAFYAKTPELVALMKAAAPFGGMYISHMRSEGARLEQAVEELITIAREAGVRAEIYHLKAAGESNWPKMDKVLARIEAARAEGLEITADIYPYTAGATGLDAAMPPWVQEGGYAAWAKRLQDPATRKQVAEEMRAPTDKWESLLLAAGSPERVVLSGFKADSLKQYTGMTLAAVAKLRNTTPEETAMDLVVKDGTRVGTIYFIIDEDNIAKELKKPWVSIGSDAGSLASEGKFLKSSPHPRAYGSFARVLGKYTRDEQVLTLQEAVRRMSALPASNLRLARRGMLKPGYFADVVLFDPATIRDNATFEQPHQYASGMRHVFVNGVQVLKDGEHTGAKPGRVVLGAGAKR from the coding sequence ATGACCCGTTGCATCCACTTTTTTCGCGTCGCCCATCACGTGGCGACCCTCCTGCTCCTGGCCGCCTGCGCGGCCACGTCCGAGTATGACGTCGTGATTCGTGGCGGTACCGTCTACGACGGTTCCGGTGGCGTGCCGATGACGGGAGACGTGGCCATTCGTGGCGATTCCATCGTCGCCATCGGAACGGTGAGCGGGCGCGGTCAGCTCGAGGTAAAGGCCGAGGGACTGGCCGTGGCGCCAGGCTTCATCAACATGCTGAGCTGGGCCACCGAATCGCTCATCGAAGACGGACGGAGCCAGAGCGATATCCGGCAGGGCGTTACGCTGGAAGTCATGGGCGAAGGCGACTCGATGGGGCCGCTTTCGGATACGCTGCGGGCGGACATGCTGTCGCAGCAGGGGGACATCACCTTCCCGATCACGTGGCGCACGTTGCGCGGCTATCAGGACACGCTCGTGAAGAAGGGGATCAGCACCAACATCGCGTCATTCATCGGCGCGACGACGGTGCGGATCAATCACGTCGGCTGGGATGATCGCGCGCCAACGGCGTCGGAGCTCGAGGCGATGCAGGCTGAAGTGCGCACGGCTATGGAAGAAGGGGCGCTGGGGGTGGGATCGAGCTTGATCTACGCTCCGGCTTTCTATGCGAAGACGCCGGAGTTGGTGGCGCTCATGAAAGCCGCCGCGCCGTTTGGCGGGATGTACATCTCGCACATGCGCAGCGAAGGCGCGCGTCTGGAACAAGCCGTCGAGGAGCTGATCACCATCGCGCGTGAGGCGGGTGTACGCGCGGAGATCTATCATTTGAAGGCGGCGGGTGAGAGCAACTGGCCGAAGATGGACAAGGTGCTCGCGCGCATCGAAGCGGCGCGCGCCGAAGGGCTGGAGATTACCGCCGACATTTACCCGTATACGGCTGGTGCAACCGGACTCGACGCGGCGATGCCGCCGTGGGTGCAGGAGGGTGGCTACGCGGCGTGGGCGAAGCGCTTGCAGGACCCCGCTACCCGTAAGCAAGTCGCGGAGGAAATGCGCGCGCCCACCGACAAGTGGGAGAGCCTGCTGCTGGCGGCGGGTTCGCCGGAACGCGTCGTGCTCTCAGGCTTCAAGGCCGATTCGCTCAAGCAGTACACGGGCATGACGCTCGCCGCGGTCGCGAAGCTGCGGAATACCACGCCGGAAGAAACGGCGATGGACTTGGTAGTGAAAGACGGCACGCGCGTCGGGACGATCTACTTCATCATCGACGAAGACAACATCGCGAAGGAACTGAAGAAGCCGTGGGTGAGCATCGGCTCCGATGCCGGTTCACTGGCGTCGGAAGGCAAGTTTCTGAAGAGCAGTCCGCATCCGCGGGCGTACGGCAGCTTCGCCCGCGTGCTCGGCAAGTACACTCGCGACGAACAGGTGCTCACGCTACAGGAAGCGGTGCGACGCATGTCGGCGCTGCCCGCGAGCAATTTGCGACTGGCGCGCCGCGGTATGCTCAAGCCGGGCTACTTCGCCGACGTGGTGCTGTTCGATCCTGCCACCATTCGCGACAACGCGACCTTCGAGCAGCCGCACCAGTACGCGAGCGGCATGCGTCACGTGTTCGTGAATGGCGTACAGGTGCTGAAGGACGGTGAGCATACCGGCGCAAAGCCGGGACGCGTGGTGCTCGGTGCGGGAGCGAAGCGATGA
- a CDS encoding N-acyl-D-amino-acid deacylase family protein — MSTRREFLQAAGIVAAVATNDARFGLNVRPGRPAHDLVIRGGTIYDGSGGDPRVADIAISAGRIAEIAPRIVGAGEEEIDARGLAVAPGFVDIHSHGDGSLLDDPRAESLVRQGITTIVAGADGSSRFQGDGARSFTAWAASLEAARPAVNVAAMIGLGSVRGAVVGDDDRKASADELQRMVRMVEQALAAGACGASTGLEYTPGAFATPEELVALCRPLAAKRLPYATHMRNEDDRVLESIDESIAVARGAGCPLQISHLKMQGTRNWPKLDTALARIASARTAGIDVQFDVYPYEAYSTGLTNLFPVWSRDGGTTAFLARLKDAAVAARVRTEALAKVELIGGWDNVQISRVAEAVDRDAEGKRMGAYAAAKGVDPYLAAVGLLERNRAEVGMLGFAMSEDTIDRLLAHEFSMVCSDGGAFAIDGPTRRGSPHPRGAGTFPRVLGRYVRERKALSLASAIRKMTAVPAARVHLADRGRLATGLAGDVVVFDVARVADTATFANPFQYPLGIAAVVVNGVISVRDGQRPSAGAGQVLRPA, encoded by the coding sequence ATGAGCACCCGCCGGGAATTCCTGCAGGCGGCCGGTATCGTCGCGGCGGTCGCGACCAACGACGCGCGCTTCGGACTCAATGTGCGCCCGGGACGCCCCGCGCACGATCTCGTAATTCGCGGTGGCACCATCTACGACGGCAGCGGCGGCGACCCGCGCGTGGCCGACATCGCGATCAGTGCCGGTCGTATCGCCGAGATTGCCCCGCGCATCGTGGGCGCTGGTGAGGAGGAGATCGACGCACGCGGCCTTGCCGTGGCACCGGGCTTCGTCGATATCCATTCGCATGGAGACGGGTCGTTGCTGGACGACCCGCGGGCCGAGTCGTTAGTGCGTCAGGGGATCACGACCATCGTGGCGGGGGCCGATGGGAGTTCGCGCTTTCAAGGGGATGGCGCGCGCAGCTTCACGGCGTGGGCTGCCTCGCTCGAGGCGGCGCGCCCGGCGGTGAATGTGGCCGCGATGATCGGCCTGGGCAGCGTACGCGGCGCCGTAGTGGGCGATGATGATCGCAAGGCCTCCGCCGACGAACTGCAGCGGATGGTGCGCATGGTGGAGCAAGCCCTCGCCGCCGGCGCCTGCGGCGCGTCCACCGGTCTTGAATACACGCCGGGCGCCTTTGCGACTCCCGAGGAGCTGGTCGCGCTCTGTCGTCCACTGGCGGCAAAGCGGTTGCCGTACGCCACGCATATGCGCAACGAAGACGACCGCGTGCTCGAGTCGATCGACGAGTCGATTGCGGTCGCGCGCGGCGCCGGTTGCCCGTTGCAGATCTCGCACTTGAAGATGCAGGGTACGCGCAACTGGCCGAAACTCGATACCGCGTTGGCCCGTATCGCTTCCGCGCGCACGGCCGGCATCGATGTCCAGTTCGACGTGTATCCGTACGAGGCCTATTCCACCGGACTCACGAACCTGTTCCCGGTGTGGAGTCGCGACGGCGGGACCACCGCGTTTCTTGCTCGGCTCAAGGATGCGGCTGTTGCCGCGCGCGTTCGTACCGAAGCGTTGGCCAAGGTGGAGCTGATCGGCGGCTGGGACAACGTGCAGATCTCACGGGTGGCCGAGGCGGTCGACCGCGACGCCGAGGGCAAGCGTATGGGCGCCTACGCGGCGGCCAAGGGAGTTGACCCGTATCTGGCCGCCGTCGGGCTGCTGGAGCGCAACCGCGCCGAAGTTGGCATGCTCGGCTTCGCCATGAGCGAGGACACCATCGACCGCCTGCTGGCGCACGAGTTCAGCATGGTCTGCTCAGACGGCGGCGCCTTCGCGATCGATGGGCCCACCCGACGCGGCAGCCCGCACCCGCGCGGTGCCGGCACCTTCCCGCGCGTCCTCGGCCGCTATGTGCGCGAGCGGAAGGCACTCTCGCTGGCCAGTGCCATCCGCAAGATGACGGCGGTGCCGGCGGCGCGGGTGCATCTGGCCGATCGCGGCAGGCTCGCCACCGGTCTGGCCGGTGATGTCGTGGTATTCGACGTGGCTCGGGTGGCCGATACTGCCACCTTCGCGAATCCCTTTCAGTACCCGCTCGGTATAGCGGCCGTCGTGGTGAACGGCGTGATCTCCGTCCGGGACGGTCAACGGCCGTCGGCCGGGGCCGGGCAGGTGCTTCGTCCCGCGTAG